Part of the Nerophis lumbriciformis linkage group LG24, RoL_Nlum_v2.1, whole genome shotgun sequence genome, CAGtttgacaaaaatagtaaaatacctgttttgtgtttaatttttttgtatttagtcgaCGGTTTCAGTTTGACGAAAATAGTAAAATGCCtgtgttttgtgttaaaaaatgttttatttagtcGAAGGTTCCAATTTGACGAAAATAGTaaaatgcatgttttgtgttaaaacattttttaaatttagtcGAAGGTTCCAGTTTGACGAACATATTAAAACGTCTGTGTTTTGtgtttgattattttttatttagtcgAAGGTTCCAGTTTGACGAAAATAGTAAAATGCgtgtttgtgtttaaaaaaaatgtttaatttagtcGAAGGTTCCAGTTTGACGAAAATAGTAAAATAcctgttttgtttacatttttttaatttagtcgAAGGTTTCAGTTTGACGAAAATATTAAAATGCCtgtgttttgtgttaaaaaattgtttaatttAGTCGAAGGTTCCAGTTTGACGAACATAGTAAAATGCCTGTTTtgtgttagcatttttttaatttagtcgAAGGTTCCAGTTTGACGAAAATATTAAAACGTCTGTGTTTTGtgttaaaacaaatgtttatttagTCGAAGGTTCCAGtttgacaaaaatagtaaaatgtctgtgttttgtgttaaaaaatgtttaatttagtcGAAGGTTCCAGTTTGACGCAAATAGTTTTGAACAAACTGCCGTCAAGTGGGGACAGAAAGTTGCTGACGTCCGGCGCATGCGCAAACGGGTCGGGCAGTTCGCTAACCCGACAGTACACTGCGAAATGTTCACAAGCGATTTCCGGTGGGGTTTTACTTTGAAGGACCCTTGCCGGTAGTGACGTTTCCGGAAGCCCGCCCTACAGCGGGAAAGTGTAATGTTTAGGTTCGACGAGCTCCGTGTGTGTGAATGACAGTGACAAAAGTGATTAAAAAATGGATAAAGCGGACGGTGACAAAAAGCGCCCCCCACCAGTGAAGGTCTTATCCGGTCAGTTAAGAACAGCGACTGGGACTTCCGGCGAGCCGAGCGGCGCCGGGTGGCTGGTGAAGCTGAGCGGGACTCGCCTCCTGCCGGTGTCCCTGGTGTGGATGCAGGGCACCGTGATGGAGGTCCAAGCGGAGCTCAACAGCGTGCTGCTCATGGACGACACGGGCACGTTCACCGTCCAAGGCGTTAATAACATCCCTAAAGGGAAGCCGTGCTTGTCGTCAGGTAAAAACTCTtatttcaagttaaagtaccaatgctagtctcacacacactatgtgtggtgaaatgtttCTTCTGAatgtgacccatccccttgttcacccccctgggaggtgaggggagcagtgagcagcagcggtggccgcgctcgggaaatgTAATTTAATggttacaagtagagatgtccgataatatcggccgataaattctttaaaatgtaatatcggaaattatcggtatcgtttttttgtttgtttttttttataattaaatcaacataaaaaacacaagatacacttacaattagtgcaccaacccaaaaacctccctcccccatttacactcattcacacaaaagggttgtttctttctgttattaatattctggtaggttcctacattatatatcaatatatatcaatacagtctgcaagggatacagtccgtaagcacacatgattgtgcgtgctgctggtccactaatactactaactagggatgtccgataatgacttttttgccgatattccgatattgcccaactcttaattaccgataccgatatatacagttgtggaattaacacattattatatctaatttggacaaccaggtatggtgaagataaggtcctttttaaaaaaataaaataagataaataaattaaaaacattttcttgaataaaaaagaaagtaaaacaatataaaaacagttacatagaaactagtaatgaatgaaaatgattaaaatgaagtgttaaaggttagtactattagtggaccagcagcacgcacaatcatgtgtgcttacggactgtatcccttgcagactgtattgatatatattgatatataatgtaggaaccacaatgttaataacagaaagaaacaacccttttattatcggcaggccgatattatcggacatgtctagttgtttctgttattaatattctggtaggttcctacagtatatatcaatatatatcaatacagtctgcaagggatacagtccgtaagcacacatgattgtgcgtgctgctggtccactaatagtactaacctttaacagttaatttgactcattttcattaattactagtttctatgtaactgtttttatattgttttactttcttttttattcaagaaaatgtttttaatttatttatcttgttttatttatttatttttttaaaggaccttatcgtcaccatacctggttgtccaaattaggcataataatgttccacgactgcatatatcggtatcggtagttaagagttggacaatatcggaatagcggatatcggcaaaaagccattatcggacatccctagttacaagtGAATTATTCCTTATTTAACGTTTAGGTAAATACGTGATGGTGATgggcagttaatttgactcattttcattaattactagtttctatgtaactttttttgtattgttttactttcttttttattcaaggaaatgtttttaatttttttatcttattttattgtattaattaaaaaaaaaaaaaaatctattatcttcaccatacctggttgtccaaattaggcataataatgtgttaattccacgactgcatatatcggtatcggtaattaagagttggacaatatcggcaaaaaagccattatcggacatccccagtTACAAGTGAATTATTCCTTATTTAACGTGTAGGTAAATACGTAATGGTGATGGGCAGTTAATTTGaccaattttaattaattactagtttctatgtaactgtttttatattgttttttatttatcttgtttaattttattaattttaaaaaaaattatctattatcttcaccatacctggttgtccaaattaggcataataatgtgttaattccacgactgcatatatcggtatcggtaattaagagttggacaatatcggaatatcggcaaaaaagccattatcggacatccctagttacaagtGAATTATTCCTTATTTAACGTGTAGGTAAATACGTGATGGTGATGGGCAGTTAATTTtaccaattttcattaattaccagtttctatgtaactgtttttatattgttttactttcttttttattcaagaaaatgtttttaatttatttatcttgtttaattgtattaatttaatttttttttatctattatcttcaccatacctggttgtccaaattaccggtaggcataataatgtgttaattccacgactgtatatatcggtatcggtaattaagagttggacaatatcggaatatcggcaaaaaagccattatcggacatcccgagtTACAAGTGAATTATTCCTTATTTAACGTGTAGGTAAATACGTGACGGTGATGGGCAGTTAATTTgaccaattttcattaattactagtttctatgtaattgtttttatattgttttactttcttttttattcaagaaaatgtttttaatttatttcttattttatacattttaaaaaaaaaggaccttatctttaccatacctggttgtccaaattaggcataataatgtgttaattccacgactgtatatatcggtatcggtaattaagagttggacaatatcggaatatcggcaaaaaagccattatcggacatccctagttacaagtTAATTATTCCTTATTTAACGTGTAGGTAAATACATGATGGTGATGGGCAGTTAATTTTACCAATTTTCATTAatcactagtttctatgtaactgtttttaaactgttttactttcttttttattcaagaaaatgtttttaatttatcttattttattttattaattacattttttttaatctattatcttcaccgtacctggttgtccaaattaggcataataatgttatttaaagttaaaaagttaaagtaccaatgattgtcacacacacactaggtgtggcgagattattctctgcatttgacccatcacccttgatcaccccctgggaggtgaggggagcagtgggcagcagcggtggccgcgctcgggaatcattttggtgatttaacccccaattccaacccttgatgctgagtgccaagcagggaggtaatgggtcccatttttatagtctttggtatgactcggccggggtttgaactcacaacctaccgatctcagggcgggcactctaaccactaggccactgagtagtatttAACGTGTAGGTAAATACGTGATGGTGATgggcagttaatttgactaattttcattaattactagtttctatgtaactttttttgtattgttttactttctttttttattcaaggaaatgttttaaatttttttatcttattttattgtattaattaaaaaaaaaaaatcgattatcttcaccatacctggttgtccaaattaggcataataatgtgttaattccacgactgcatttatcggtatcggtaattaagagttggacaatatcggaatatcggcaaaaaagccattatcggacatccctagttacaagtGAATTATTCCTTATTTAACGTGTAGGTAAATACGTGATGGTGATGGGCAGTTAATTTtaccaattttcattaattactagtttctatgtaactgtttttatattgttttactttcttttttattcaagtaaatgtttttaatttatttatcttattttattatttttttttttaattatctattatcttcaccatacctggttgtccaaattaggc contains:
- the rmi2 gene encoding recQ-mediated genome instability protein 2, yielding MDKADGDKKRPPPVKVLSGQLRTATGTSGEPSGAGWLVKLSGTRLLPVSLVWMQGTVMEVQAELNSVLLMDDTGTFTVQGVNNIPKGKPCLSSGKYVMVMGAVQAVSPEPVVRAVKMADLSERADLHRKMWTLEVEELQQVLVPG